A window of the Streptomyces sp. Ag109_O5-10 genome harbors these coding sequences:
- a CDS encoding ScbR family autoregulator-binding transcription factor, with product MARQLRAEQTRATIITAAADLFDRHGYESTSLSEIVEHAKVTKGALYFHFAAKEDLAHAIMELQSRTSGQLVREMDSRGYSSLEALMRTTFAIARLSVDGPIPRAGLRLATADVTVRPPLRHPFTEWLEFATRKLTSAVKESDIHPDIDVGAVAHSLVCFFVGTRVAGRNLEPVGRLPRRVAEMWHLMIRSLVPVHRRARYLTLATQLEREIRTA from the coding sequence ATGGCGAGGCAGCTACGCGCGGAGCAGACCCGCGCCACGATCATCACGGCCGCCGCCGACCTCTTCGACCGGCACGGCTACGAATCCACCAGCCTGAGCGAGATCGTCGAACACGCGAAGGTCACCAAGGGGGCGCTCTACTTCCACTTCGCCGCCAAGGAGGACCTGGCGCACGCCATCATGGAACTCCAGTCCCGCACCTCCGGCCAGCTCGTGCGGGAGATGGACAGCCGCGGCTACTCCTCGCTGGAAGCCCTGATGCGTACCACGTTCGCGATCGCACGGCTCTCCGTGGACGGCCCGATCCCGCGGGCCGGCCTGCGCCTCGCCACCGCGGACGTCACCGTACGGCCGCCGCTCAGGCACCCGTTCACCGAGTGGCTGGAGTTCGCGACCCGCAAACTCACGAGCGCCGTGAAGGAGTCCGACATACACCCGGACATAGACGTCGGCGCGGTCGCGCACTCCCTGGTCTGCTTCTTCGTCGGCACCCGGGTCGCCGGCCGCAACCTGGAGCCGGTGGGGCGGCTGCCGCGCAGGGTCGCCGAGATGTGGCACCTGATGATCCGCAGCCTGGTCCCGGTGCACCGGCGGGCCCGCTACCTGACCCTCGCCACCCAGCTGGAGCGCGAGATCAGAACCGCCTGA